One genomic segment of Alicycliphilus denitrificans K601 includes these proteins:
- the ubiM gene encoding 5-demethoxyubiquinol-8 5-hydroxylase UbiM produces MPPQQTNTHSSSDVLIVGAGPAGLSLAASLAQAGMQVTVLEQQPASVLAAPPPDGREIALTHPSVATLQRLGSWQRLAAHEVGLLREAQVHDGPVGRRGAMQLHAGGSGVDHLGWIVPNYALRRTAYEVAAQQPDVRIVTEARVARVAVTPAHAELEYTDARQGGQGAERLQAPLLVAADSRFSATRRQLGIGAAMHDFGRTVIVCRLRHELPHHEVAHECFGYEQTLAILPLPNDPIDGAPMCSAVVTTGAAQAQQLMALPPEEYAARVQAQFQNRLGAMRLVGERHAYPLVAVYAHRFAGPRCALLGDAAVGMHPVTAHGYNLGLAGVEGLTRAVAGAWARGADIGAASVLAPYAREHHRHAWPLYQGTNAIVRLYTDDRPLPRLLRQAVLAGSNRLPPLKGLIVSQLTGRRPAWPTAAP; encoded by the coding sequence CGGTGCTGGAGCAGCAGCCCGCGTCCGTGCTCGCCGCCCCGCCGCCCGACGGGCGCGAGATCGCCCTCACCCACCCCAGCGTGGCCACGCTGCAGCGCCTGGGCAGCTGGCAGCGCCTGGCCGCGCACGAGGTCGGCCTGCTGCGCGAGGCCCAGGTGCACGACGGCCCCGTGGGCCGGCGCGGCGCCATGCAGCTGCACGCGGGAGGCAGCGGCGTGGACCACCTGGGCTGGATCGTGCCCAATTACGCGCTGCGCCGCACGGCCTACGAGGTCGCGGCCCAGCAGCCGGACGTGCGCATCGTGACCGAGGCGCGCGTCGCGCGCGTGGCCGTCACGCCCGCCCATGCCGAGCTCGAATACACCGACGCGCGCCAGGGCGGCCAGGGCGCGGAGCGCCTGCAGGCCCCGCTGCTGGTGGCGGCCGACAGCCGCTTTTCCGCCACGCGGCGCCAGCTGGGCATAGGCGCGGCCATGCACGACTTCGGCCGCACCGTAATCGTCTGCCGCCTGCGCCACGAGCTGCCGCACCATGAGGTCGCACACGAATGCTTCGGCTACGAGCAGACGCTGGCCATACTGCCGCTGCCGAACGACCCCATCGACGGCGCGCCCATGTGCTCGGCCGTGGTCACGACCGGCGCTGCGCAGGCCCAGCAGCTCATGGCCCTGCCGCCCGAGGAATACGCCGCGCGCGTGCAGGCGCAGTTCCAGAACCGCCTGGGCGCCATGCGCCTCGTGGGCGAGCGCCACGCCTACCCCCTGGTGGCCGTGTACGCCCACCGCTTCGCCGGCCCGCGCTGCGCGCTGCTGGGCGACGCCGCCGTGGGCATGCACCCGGTGACGGCGCATGGCTACAACCTGGGCCTGGCGGGCGTGGAGGGCCTCACGCGGGCCGTGGCCGGAGCATGGGCGCGCGGCGCGGACATAGGCGCCGCCAGCGTGCTCGCCCCCTACGCGCGCGAACACCACCGTCACGCCTGGCCGCTGTACCAGGGCACGAACGCCATCGTGCGCCTGTACACCGACGACCGCCCCCTGCCGCGCCTGCTGCGCCAGGCCGTGCTGGCCGGCTCCAACCGGCTGCCTCCGCTCAAGGGCCTGATCGTCAGCCAGCTCACGGGGCGGCGGCCGGCCTGGCCGACGGCGGCGCCGTGA